Part of the Ruegeria sp. TM1040 genome, CCCCGCCCCCGCCAGATCACGCGAGTGTCGCTTTCCTGCTGGCTTTGAGTGCGCTATGGCTGAAGAACTGCATGCCGCCACTTGCCCCGCAGGCGGGTTGAGCCGCAGAGCGGGCGCACCCCTCTGGATCGGTCTTCAATCGCCGGTTCCGCGGCGCGGTGGAATGCAGAAGACGGATGTGGAACGCAGCCACACCACGAGGCAAGGGACGGCCTCGGCTGCGTGCGAGGAGGGTGGACAGAGTGACGAACCAACACGCTTCTGCGGTGCGCAGAGGGCGGAAGTTTGACCAGGTGCTGGATGGGGCGCGCAAGGTCTTTTTGACAGACGGGTTTGAAGGCGCAAGCGTCGACGATATCGCGCGCGAGGCAGGCGTGTCCAAGGCGACGCTTTATAGCTATTTCCCCGACAAACGCCTGTTGTTCATGGAAGTGGCGCATAGCGAGTGCGCCCGCCACGCCACCCAGCAGCTCGACATCCCCGCCGGCTCCAGCCCGCGCCAGGTGCTGACGCAGGTTGCGCGCCATATACTGCGGGTGATCCTGTCGGATGTGGGCCAGAAGATCTATCGGATCTGCGTGGCAGAGACCGAGCGCTTCCCGGATCTTGGACGTGAGTTCTTTGCCAGTGGCCCGAAGGTGGAGCGCGAGAGGTTCAAGGAATACCTGCAGGCCGCAACCGCACGCGGGGAGTTGCGGA contains:
- a CDS encoding TetR/AcrR family transcriptional regulator, producing MTNQHASAVRRGRKFDQVLDGARKVFLTDGFEGASVDDIAREAGVSKATLYSYFPDKRLLFMEVAHSECARHATQQLDIPAGSSPRQVLTQVARHILRVILSDVGQKIYRICVAETERFPDLGREFFASGPKVERERFKEYLQAATARGELRIEDFDLAAEQWAALLRMDLFPRMIFNLRDSVTDSEINRVAEGAVDMFLACYGVSQAGDAASDRP